From Streptomyces sp. CMB-StM0423, a single genomic window includes:
- a CDS encoding low temperature requirement protein A, which yields MHPGSPPPRPTATTATSARTATGTTPRTHLRRVVSTGGDHRVTPAELFFDLVFVYAFMQVTTLLAEDPTPMRLLGGGVVLALLWRWCCFARPGSVVRTGTGPLLGVLLTATAAVLVVSLTVPEVFAGGEGSINAPLIFVLCYGALRVLHLVAYRVTHPWRRPAAYHPPRHRPDVGRAAVRAAGRRQFLHRLDTDADLARRGGGDGGGGGAARAGA from the coding sequence ATGCACCCCGGCAGCCCGCCACCACGGCCCACCGCGACCACCGCGACCAGCGCCCGGACCGCCACCGGGACGACCCCCCGCACCCATCTCCGCCGCGTCGTCTCCACCGGCGGCGACCACCGCGTCACGCCCGCCGAGCTGTTCTTCGACCTCGTCTTCGTCTACGCCTTCATGCAGGTCACCACGCTCCTCGCGGAGGACCCGACCCCGATGCGCCTCCTCGGCGGCGGCGTGGTGCTCGCGCTGCTGTGGCGCTGGTGCTGCTTCGCCCGGCCGGGCAGCGTCGTACGCACCGGCACCGGCCCGCTCCTCGGCGTCCTGCTGACGGCGACGGCGGCGGTGCTCGTCGTGTCGCTGACGGTGCCGGAGGTCTTCGCGGGCGGCGAGGGCAGCATCAACGCGCCGCTGATCTTCGTCCTCTGCTACGGCGCGCTGCGCGTCCTGCACCTCGTCGCGTACCGGGTGACGCACCCGTGGCGACGACCGGCTGCGTACCACCCTCCGCGCCACCGCCCTGACGTCGGTCGCGCCGCCGTTCGTGCTGCTGGTCGTCGGCAGTTTCTTCACCGGCTGGACACAGATGCTGATCTGGCTCGCCGCGGCGGTGGTGACGGCGGCGGTGGTGGGGCTGCACGGGCGGGGGCGTAG
- a CDS encoding ATP-dependent Clp protease proteolytic subunit yields the protein MTPPARTTLTPRAEEEDAPPPSRFDDHLAAQLLGQRIVLLGTEVTDASANRVCAQLLLLSAEDPRTDIALYVNSPGGSVHAGLAIYDTMRLIPNDVTTLAMGFAASMGQFLLTVGTKGKRFALPHARIMMHQPSAGIGGSAADIEIQADNLAYSKTLMERLLAEHTGQDQATISRDGDRDRWFTAEQAKEYGMVDQVVESLADIRPAGSKRRMGL from the coding sequence ATGACACCACCGGCCCGCACCACCCTGACACCGCGCGCGGAAGAAGAGGACGCACCGCCACCGTCGAGGTTCGACGACCACTTGGCCGCCCAACTCCTCGGCCAGCGCATCGTCCTCCTCGGCACCGAGGTCACCGACGCCTCCGCGAACCGCGTCTGCGCGCAGCTCCTCCTCCTCTCCGCCGAGGACCCGCGCACCGACATCGCGCTCTACGTCAACAGCCCCGGCGGCTCCGTCCACGCCGGCCTCGCCATCTACGACACGATGCGGCTGATCCCCAACGACGTGACCACGCTCGCCATGGGCTTCGCCGCGAGCATGGGGCAGTTCCTGCTCACGGTCGGCACGAAGGGCAAGCGCTTCGCGCTGCCGCACGCGCGGATCATGATGCACCAGCCCTCCGCGGGCATCGGCGGCAGCGCGGCCGACATCGAGATCCAGGCGGACAACCTCGCGTACAGCAAGACCCTCATGGAACGCCTCCTTGCCGAGCACACGGGCCAGGACCAGGCGACGATCTCGCGCGACGGCGACCGCGACCGGTGGTTCACGGCGGAGCAGGCGAAGGAGTACGGGATGGTGGACCAGGTCGTCGAGTCGCTCGCCGACATCCGCCCGGCAGGTTCGAAGCGACGGATGGGGCTGTGA
- a CDS encoding ClpP family protease gives MSQYTIPNVVERTAHGERAYDIYSRLLSERIIFLGTEIDDGVANVVIAQLLHLESASPGSEISIYINSPGGSYTSLMAIYDTMTFVGAPISTYCVGQAASTAAVLLAGGEKGRRFVLEHARVLLGQPASGVRRGTVSDLSLEAKEILRIRTQMEEVLARHTGHEVATLRADTDRDKVFTAQDAVAYGLADQVISKRHL, from the coding sequence ATGAGCCAGTACACGATCCCGAACGTGGTCGAGCGCACGGCGCACGGCGAGCGCGCGTACGACATCTACAGCCGGCTGCTCTCGGAACGGATCATCTTCCTCGGCACCGAGATCGACGACGGCGTCGCGAACGTCGTCATCGCCCAGCTCCTCCACCTGGAGTCGGCGAGCCCCGGCAGCGAGATCTCGATCTACATCAACTCGCCCGGCGGCTCGTACACCTCGCTGATGGCGATCTACGACACGATGACGTTCGTCGGCGCCCCCATCTCCACGTACTGCGTCGGCCAGGCGGCATCCACCGCGGCGGTGCTCCTCGCGGGCGGGGAGAAGGGCCGCCGCTTCGTACTGGAACACGCGCGGGTCCTGCTGGGCCAGCCGGCGAGCGGCGTGCGGCGCGGGACTGTGTCGGACCTGAGCCTGGAGGCGAAGGAGATCCTGCGGATCCGGACGCAGATGGAGGAGGTGCTGGCACGGCACACGGGCCACGAGGTGGCGACGCTGCGGGCGGACACGGACAGGGACAAGGTGTTCACGGCGCAGGATGCGGTGGCCTACGGTCTGGCGGACCAGGTGATCAGCAAACGCCACCTGTGA
- a CDS encoding SMI1/KNR4 family protein, giving the protein MIEATGWEPLGISTDWTAIEGELGVPLPADYKELYEAFGGGVFSDSVYFLGRDEGVSFDFLTQWRASLSVDQDSKLGDVSAVDPYAIYAPGGKGLVEWGSTEWADEYFWLIDAERPGDYPVLARSHDGGAWDRYDMSTSEFLYRVLADADFEPFGIARYDLGTTFEPGSGGPFDGRPL; this is encoded by the coding sequence GTGATCGAAGCGACCGGGTGGGAGCCACTCGGGATCTCCACCGACTGGACGGCAATCGAGGGAGAGCTGGGAGTCCCGCTGCCGGCGGACTACAAGGAGCTCTACGAGGCGTTCGGCGGCGGCGTCTTCAGTGATTCCGTCTACTTTCTGGGGCGCGACGAGGGCGTCTCGTTCGACTTCCTGACACAGTGGCGGGCTTCTCTGTCGGTCGACCAGGACAGCAAGCTCGGAGACGTCTCTGCCGTCGATCCCTATGCGATCTACGCGCCGGGCGGCAAGGGGCTGGTCGAGTGGGGCTCCACCGAGTGGGCCGACGAGTACTTCTGGCTGATCGATGCCGAGCGGCCGGGCGATTACCCCGTCCTTGCGCGGTCCCATGACGGCGGCGCATGGGACCGGTACGACATGTCCACCTCTGAGTTCCTCTACCGCGTCCTTGCCGATGCCGATTTTGAACCTTTCGGAATCGCGCGGTACGACCTCGGCACCACCTTCGAGCCCGGATCCGGCGGCCCCTTCGACGGCCGGCCGCTCTGA
- a CDS encoding helix-turn-helix domain-containing protein has translation MTHHAPNRPARVLPLRPPAPEADDGREPLWRQVVGGVLRRERLAQERTLKDVADAARISMPYLSEVERGLKEASSEVLAAAAQALGLRLADLLVLVHGEIVRLSAIRDRERPAGLSSVTELPSARSRPGDVRLAA, from the coding sequence GTGACCCACCACGCGCCGAACCGCCCCGCCCGCGTCCTCCCCCTGCGTCCCCCCGCGCCCGAGGCGGACGATGGGCGCGAGCCGCTGTGGCGGCAGGTCGTCGGGGGTGTGCTGCGGCGGGAGCGGCTGGCTCAGGAGCGGACGTTGAAGGACGTCGCCGACGCCGCGCGGATCTCCATGCCGTACCTCTCCGAGGTCGAACGCGGGCTGAAGGAAGCCTCGTCCGAGGTCCTCGCCGCCGCCGCGCAGGCGCTCGGGCTGCGGCTGGCCGACCTGCTCGTGCTCGTGCACGGCGAGATCGTCCGCCTCTCCGCCATCCGGGACCGGGAACGGCCCGCCGGGCTGTCCTCCGTCACCGAGCTGCCCAGCGCCCGTTCGCGCCCCGGCGACGTGCGGCTCGCCGCCTGA
- a CDS encoding DinB family protein, with product MADTDPKADLHRYLQAAREALLWKLEGLSEYEARRPLTPTATNLLGLVKHLIGCETAYFGDTFGRPFGESVPWLDGPGAEVPNVDMWATADESREDIVHLYERACAHSDATIAAFALDDLGRVPYWPDDRAEVSLHRVLVHMLAETQRHAGHADIVRELVDGAAGMRQGNDNMPDGDRAWWESYRRRVEDAAREAQGRQ from the coding sequence ATGGCCGACACCGATCCCAAGGCGGACCTCCACCGCTATCTGCAGGCCGCCCGAGAAGCGCTGCTGTGGAAGCTCGAAGGGCTGTCCGAGTACGAGGCACGGCGTCCGCTGACGCCGACCGCCACCAACCTGCTCGGGCTCGTCAAGCACCTGATCGGCTGCGAGACCGCGTACTTCGGCGACACCTTCGGGCGCCCCTTCGGCGAGTCCGTGCCCTGGCTCGACGGCCCCGGCGCCGAGGTGCCCAACGTCGACATGTGGGCCACCGCCGACGAGTCCCGCGAGGACATCGTCCATCTCTACGAGCGCGCCTGCGCGCACTCCGACGCCACCATCGCGGCGTTCGCCCTGGACGACCTCGGGCGCGTACCGTACTGGCCCGACGACCGGGCCGAGGTGTCGCTGCACCGCGTGCTCGTCCACATGCTCGCCGAGACCCAGCGGCACGCCGGGCACGCCGACATCGTCCGCGAGCTGGTCGACGGCGCCGCCGGGATGCGGCAGGGCAACGACAACATGCCGGACGGCGATCGCGCCTGGTGGGAGTCCTACCGGCGGCGGGTCGAGGACGCGGCCCGGGAGGCTCAGGGGCGGCAGTGA
- a CDS encoding helix-turn-helix transcriptional regulator — translation MNDRTHGTSLGEFLSTRRAQLKPTDVGLPDYGDRRRVPGLRREELAQLAGVSVAYYIRLEQGLSLNASPQVLDALATALRLDDAERRHLHTLSGDVRQSRRRLPAERVTAAVRQLVDSFGDSPVVVLGRRSDILMWNRAGHALFAGHVAPDSPDQAATRPNTARLVFLDAHTRDLYVDWPRKARDVVGKLRQAVGEYPNDPHLASLIGELTMHSPEFATLWAEQRVRAWDMAEYRMRHPMIGELDVLQHSLSVPRQQGLRVVVTTAAPGSAAQAALQLLNQTLQSAADRPDTTRPAAGTRARTVPPLHS, via the coding sequence ATGAACGACAGAACGCACGGCACGTCTCTCGGTGAGTTCTTGTCCACGCGCCGGGCGCAGTTGAAGCCGACGGACGTGGGGTTGCCGGACTACGGTGACCGGCGGCGGGTGCCGGGGCTGCGGCGTGAGGAGCTGGCCCAGTTGGCCGGTGTCAGCGTGGCCTACTACATCCGGCTGGAACAGGGGCTGTCGCTCAACGCTTCGCCGCAGGTCCTCGACGCGCTGGCCACCGCTCTGCGGCTGGACGACGCGGAGCGGCGCCACCTGCACACCTTGTCCGGTGACGTCCGGCAGAGCCGCCGCCGGCTCCCGGCCGAGCGTGTCACGGCGGCGGTGCGTCAACTGGTGGATTCCTTCGGGGACTCACCCGTGGTCGTCCTCGGCCGGCGCTCGGACATCCTGATGTGGAACCGCGCCGGGCATGCGTTGTTCGCCGGGCATGTGGCCCCGGACAGTCCGGATCAGGCCGCCACGCGGCCCAACACCGCCCGGCTGGTGTTTCTGGACGCCCACACCCGCGACCTGTACGTGGACTGGCCCAGAAAGGCACGGGACGTGGTGGGCAAGCTGCGGCAGGCGGTCGGCGAATATCCGAACGACCCGCATCTGGCGTCCCTCATAGGCGAGTTGACCATGCACAGCCCGGAGTTCGCCACGCTGTGGGCCGAGCAGCGGGTGCGCGCCTGGGACATGGCCGAGTACCGGATGCGCCATCCGATGATCGGGGAGCTGGACGTGCTCCAGCACTCATTGTCCGTTCCCCGTCAGCAGGGGCTGCGGGTGGTGGTGACGACGGCTGCGCCGGGCTCCGCCGCTCAGGCGGCCCTGCAGTTGCTCAACCAGACCCTCCAGTCCGCCGCGGACAGACCGGACACCACCCGCCCCGCCGCCGGCACCCGCGCACGCACCGTTCCTCCCCTGCACTCCTGA
- a CDS encoding ATP-binding protein has product MDEYTSRRRIWELTCPGLPEEVGRVRRWTRDVLGDSRCAEEAALIVSELSTNALLHSASGTASGSMRISLFRTSGSVVLAVTDVGGGATKPHEVAAADGDAHGRGLTLVSALGRRMEVSGDDEGYTVMVELDPGTAEPEPRPAASLRPTTQERHQ; this is encoded by the coding sequence ATGGACGAGTATACGAGTAGACGTCGAATCTGGGAACTCACCTGCCCGGGTCTTCCCGAAGAGGTCGGCCGTGTCCGCCGCTGGACGAGAGACGTACTCGGCGACAGCAGGTGTGCGGAAGAGGCCGCACTGATCGTGAGCGAGCTGAGCACGAACGCCCTACTGCACTCCGCGAGCGGGACAGCGAGCGGGAGCATGCGCATCTCGCTCTTCCGCACATCAGGATCGGTCGTGCTGGCAGTCACCGACGTCGGCGGAGGCGCGACGAAACCCCACGAGGTAGCTGCGGCAGATGGGGACGCCCACGGCCGCGGACTCACTCTCGTCTCGGCGCTCGGCCGACGCATGGAAGTAAGCGGAGACGACGAGGGCTACACGGTCATGGTCGAACTGGACCCCGGCACAGCAGAGCCGGAACCCCGGCCGGCGGCCAGCTTGCGACCGACCACGCAGGAGCGGCACCAATGA
- a CDS encoding NUDIX hydrolase, translating to MSVAGVIVDDEGRALLIQRRDNGQWEPPGGVLEPGETVPEALQREVLEETGLKIALPASLTGVYKNMTGLIVSLVFRCKVIDGTPTTGDETYALRWATRAEVTELADEAYAIRVLDALDAASPPAVRAHDGVRLV from the coding sequence GTGAGCGTCGCGGGAGTCATCGTCGACGACGAGGGCCGCGCCCTGCTCATCCAGCGCCGGGACAACGGCCAATGGGAACCACCCGGCGGCGTCCTCGAACCCGGCGAGACGGTCCCCGAAGCGCTTCAGCGCGAGGTCCTGGAGGAGACGGGCCTGAAGATCGCTCTCCCCGCATCCCTTACCGGCGTGTACAAGAACATGACGGGCCTGATCGTCTCGCTCGTCTTCCGCTGCAAGGTCATCGACGGCACACCGACCACCGGTGACGAGACTTACGCTCTCCGCTGGGCCACCCGCGCCGAGGTCACCGAACTCGCCGACGAGGCTTACGCGATCCGCGTCCTGGACGCTCTCGACGCCGCATCGCCGCCGGCCGTGCGCGCGCATGACGGCGTGAGACTCGTCTAG
- a CDS encoding GntR family transcriptional regulator: MAPVPSGVLGAVDPTSDRAVFRQIADQLREAIDRGRFREGSKLPSEAELVEHFGVSRMTVRNSIGVLQGEGLISAEHGKGVFVRPRPPVRRLASDRFARRHRDQGKSAFIVEADAAGSRPEVDSLEVKEEKPSRDISARLGSPRKVLARRRRYLLDGRPVEFAVSYLPLDLARGTRIAEPNPGPGGIYARLEEAGHRLDHFDEEVRARMPSPGEAKMLRLASGVPVIHLVRTAYDTEGRAVEVCDTVMAADAYVLAYQLPAT, from the coding sequence ATGGCGCCCGTTCCGTCCGGTGTTCTCGGGGCTGTCGACCCCACCAGCGATCGCGCCGTTTTCCGGCAGATCGCCGACCAGCTCCGGGAGGCCATCGACAGGGGCCGCTTCAGGGAGGGTTCCAAGCTGCCGTCCGAAGCTGAGCTTGTCGAGCACTTCGGCGTCTCCCGGATGACCGTTCGTAACTCGATCGGGGTCCTTCAGGGTGAGGGGCTGATCTCCGCCGAGCACGGGAAGGGCGTCTTCGTCCGGCCGCGGCCCCCGGTGCGGCGGCTCGCGTCCGACCGCTTCGCACGTCGGCACCGCGATCAGGGCAAGTCGGCGTTCATCGTGGAGGCGGACGCCGCGGGTTCCCGGCCGGAGGTGGACAGCCTGGAGGTCAAGGAGGAGAAGCCGAGTCGCGACATCTCCGCCCGTCTTGGGTCTCCTCGTAAGGTCCTCGCTCGCCGCCGGCGTTACCTGCTCGACGGCCGCCCCGTCGAGTTCGCCGTCTCCTACCTCCCGCTCGACCTGGCGCGCGGTACGCGGATCGCCGAGCCGAACCCCGGCCCCGGCGGCATCTACGCGCGGCTGGAGGAAGCGGGGCACCGGCTCGACCACTTCGACGAGGAAGTACGGGCCCGGATGCCCTCCCCGGGGGAGGCGAAGATGCTGCGGCTGGCGTCAGGTGTGCCGGTGATCCACCTGGTTCGGACCGCGTACGACACCGAAGGGCGGGCCGTCGAGGTCTGCGACACCGTGATGGCGGCCGACGCCTACGTGCTCGCGTACCAACTGCCGGCGACCTGA
- a CDS encoding SCO3933 family regulatory protein: protein MRTIRVETSTATILLTEAPEPKVRDRQTGEIAKDATSGETLMKVGVVYIDEGESSLIHVTVPESGVSEGLALGAPVALPGLVARPWESVFNGQQRHGIAYRAAAVTLGVVPAGAAA from the coding sequence TTGCGCACCATCCGAGTTGAGACCTCCACCGCCACCATCCTCCTCACCGAAGCCCCCGAGCCGAAGGTGCGCGACCGGCAGACCGGCGAGATCGCCAAGGACGCCACCAGCGGCGAGACGCTGATGAAGGTCGGCGTCGTCTACATCGACGAGGGCGAGTCCTCGCTGATCCACGTGACCGTCCCCGAGAGCGGCGTGAGTGAGGGACTTGCCCTTGGTGCTCCCGTCGCGCTCCCGGGGCTGGTCGCCCGCCCGTGGGAGTCGGTGTTCAACGGGCAGCAGCGCCACGGGATCGCCTACCGCGCCGCCGCCGTCACCCTGGGCGTCGTACCGGCCGGAGCGGCGGCCTGA